The genomic window AAATGGCATTATTGGTAAGTGAAAATACAATAGAATAATTAATATTTTCTCCTCCGCAAAGACAATGTGACACTTATTCATTACAAATAAATCCATCTCCACAAAATCAATTTTTTGAGTAAATGTCCTTTTCTTTGGTAAGGAATTGCATGGTCTTTCATAAAAATAGACAAAGACTAGATTAGATCTTTACTTGTTTCGAAAATATTCATCACGTGATTTTAAGTGATGATTTTAAGCTAGGCAAAAAATTTATCAAGAGAAATACtagagggccagcaacttttgtaatttgtagccatcaaatagtcatcaataatagttttaatggtgtgagattggtgtgagatttcatctaataatTCACTTATCTTTGCTtatatgctggccagaatttaaaaaaattgctGCCCCTAAACTTTTTCATTTATCAAATTATTTTGGATTGATTCTTTCGAGGCAATGTTTTTATGATtcattttctttcattcttttagTGGATGTTTTGACCTTTGGGGAATCTACAAATCTTTGAAATCCATATTACTCTAGGCCTCTTGGACGTGAATGCTTTCACGAAGCATGTCAATTCATTGGCATACCGTGTGAGCCATCTAAACTACTCACTTCATGCTTAATCTGCCATGCTTTTATGAAGAGTTTCTTGTCTTTTGTATTGGCTCGGTTCTAAAgataagtggataaagagttaGGTTAAAATGGAGGGAAAGAAAATGATGGGACTGAGAATGAACAAGGACGAGTGAACAAGGGAAATTAAATATCTCAATAAACAACACTAATAAAATATCACAATTCGCAACTGTAAATAATAGTTTTGTACCAAGAGTTTATTATAGCTTACTCAGATAAAAATAGAATACATGTTATATAGATCTTGCAAGATCCATAAAGTAGTATCTGATTCACAGAGCAATGTCTACAGAACCAAATTATTTTAGGCAACAGTTACTGAGCCGGTTTTTCGGCATCCCAGAAAGTAGTCTTCTTCCCAGTCTTGGAAACAGTTTGCAGAACTTTTTCCGGTTCAACGTTTCCTTTCACTACCACCTTCTGTTCCTTCAAGTCAACGTCATATGATTCCACACCTGCAAATATCAGCAGTATTATTATAGTTCGAATTTGCAAGACGAAAATATGTCCGTCAATATACGCACTCACTATTGCCTTGTATATCGAGACAACATAGACCTGTCCTCCATTAAATGGAGTGTGAGATCTACACGAGATGAGCACCACACCCCATCTAATGGTGGAAAGATGTATGTTGCATCAGTGCACGAGGCTATATGAATACATAAAACATTTCGCATATAAAATTATCTTTGCAACCACTTCAAACAATATTAAGATTCCGTCTCAGCTCAGTTGCTTCTGTCATGTTCGTTTTATCatggaataaaaaaaatggagaaaTTAATTGGCTTTAAGGACTTGATTATTTCCTTCGATCCACACCCGCAAATACAAGCATGCAGCATTAAATGATTATAGCCAATTTCGAAAATACATATCATATTGGATATCTAAATTAGAAACCACCAGACTCAAAACAAAAGTATTTAGGTGAAGATACGCAAAGATACCTTCTCCCTTAATAGACAAAACACCCTAAATAATTAGGTATAGTGAACTCGCAATCTCCGAGAACTTCAAAATTAAAGAGATTCCAAATGTAATAGAGCAAGAAGTTTCCATAACAACAAATTAAGAGTAAAAATTGGAAACAAGAATATTATAACTAAAGTAGTAAAATTTGGTATGTTAGAGAAGTTAATAGTAATATAGTATATTGTTGCATATGGTTTCTTTGATGACAGGACCCAGTCCAACAAGCAAGAGAAACAACTTTTAAGATAGAAGAGCATTCATAAGAGTTCCCCTTCTAACATAACAAACGACCCTCAATATTCTACTAACCTCATGTCACAACGCCGTATACCACACAGAACATAGCACTGAAGCAAGTTACAAACAAAAAGGAAGGAAATAACGATCAGGAAGGAAGTTTCAGAAACAGAACAGCTCACCCAGATTGGAAACCGtatcatgattgattgaaattGACAAATAAGCAAAGAGCTACTAACTAAAGTGGCTACAGTAAGACATTAAATCATTAAACAACTAAACCACTTTTCAAGTTTGCATGTTGGAATGATAATATCGGTTAGCAAAGAAGAACTGCATTAATTAGTTAAGATCATGGTCATCTGAAAACAATATAATGACATTTTGAATCCAAGGGGTGAAATTTACCATCCAATTTCCCCAAAACCCTCTTCACTGCTCCAACACATCCTTCACATGTCATACCAACTTTGAGGACCACGGTCTACAATTCATAAGGTGAAAATATTCAGAGTTACATTAGGCAAAAAGAAAGTAATATCTTCAAATCTTTAAACAAAAGAACCAAACATTACTtcgaacaaaaaaaaattacagaaatcAATTCTAAAAGGATGTGGAGAGCAAAACCAAGGAATCAGGCAAAGTCATAAACAACAAACAACAATTATTGACCATCGAGAATCATGACAGCAAATTACAATCATCTTCTGTTTATCATTACTGTTGAACGTGAATAACAGTGACAATCTCGTGTACGGTGTATCTAACATGTATTAAAT from Arachis ipaensis cultivar K30076 chromosome B09, Araip1.1, whole genome shotgun sequence includes these protein-coding regions:
- the LOC107618941 gene encoding copper transport protein ATX1: MSQTVVLKVGMTCEGCVGAVKRVLGKLDGVESYDVDLKEQKVVVKGNVEPEKVLQTVSKTGKKTTFWDAEKPAQ